One part of the Vicinamibacteria bacterium genome encodes these proteins:
- a CDS encoding YdeI/OmpD-associated family protein gives MTPRFFKNPKELRSWLAENHKTSSSLQIGFYKKSAKKAGITYAEALDEALCFGWIDGVRHGIDAERYTIRFTPRRPGSIWSVVNTRRAEELKAAGLMKPPGLAAFDGRDAEKTKKYSYEVRSKLVLDAKYVRRFQSNRKAWDFFQSRTPRYRELASWWVMGAKKGETQLRRLDELIACSERGERPSPFLVSRASKAK, from the coding sequence ATGACGCCACGCTTCTTCAAGAATCCAAAGGAGCTTCGCTCGTGGCTTGCCGAGAACCACAAAACCTCGTCGTCCCTTCAGATCGGCTTCTACAAGAAGTCCGCGAAGAAAGCTGGCATCACCTACGCCGAAGCTCTCGACGAGGCGCTGTGCTTCGGGTGGATCGACGGCGTGCGGCACGGCATCGACGCCGAGCGCTATACGATTCGCTTCACCCCCCGTCGGCCGGGCAGCATTTGGAGCGTGGTCAATACCAGGAGAGCGGAGGAGCTGAAGGCGGCGGGATTGATGAAACCCCCTGGCCTGGCGGCGTTCGACGGCCGCGATGCGGAGAAGACGAAAAAGTATTCGTATGAAGTGAGGTCCAAGCTCGTCCTGGATGCGAAGTACGTGCGTCGCTTCCAGTCGAATCGGAAAGCGTGGGATTTTTTCCAGTCCCGAACCCCGCGCTACCGCGAGCTCGCGAGCTGGTGGGTGATGGGCGCCAAGAAAGGCGAAACGCAGCTTCGGCGTCTCGACGAGCTCATCGCTTGCTCGGAACGAGGCGAAAGACCGTCCCCCTTTCTCGTGTCCCGCGCGTCGAAAGCCAAGTAA
- a CDS encoding DUF2255 family protein, whose protein sequence is MSTSGGTRRRGTSRFRGAILESIRNSKILRIRSGTKPHRLIGIWAVVVQGRVFVRSWSLKPRSWYRTFLEEPRGVVEVEGREIAIRAVHTRSERLKDAVDRAYLEKYATKGSIRYARDLGRAKSRATTTELIPLRE, encoded by the coding sequence ATGTCGACGAGCGGAGGCACACGCCGCCGAGGGACGAGTCGCTTCCGCGGCGCGATCCTGGAGTCGATCCGCAACTCGAAGATCCTCCGCATTCGTTCAGGCACGAAGCCTCACCGGCTCATCGGCATCTGGGCGGTCGTGGTGCAAGGCCGTGTCTTCGTGCGATCCTGGAGCCTCAAACCTCGAAGCTGGTATCGGACGTTTCTCGAGGAACCTCGAGGCGTCGTCGAAGTGGAAGGTCGAGAGATCGCGATTCGAGCCGTGCATACGAGGAGCGAACGGCTCAAGGACGCGGTGGACCGCGCGTACCTGGAGAAGTACGCGACGAAAGGCTCCATTCGATACGCGCGCGACCTCGGACGTGCGAAGTCGAGAGCCACGACTACCGAGCTGATACCGCTGCGTGAATGA
- a CDS encoding serine/threonine-protein kinase gives MGIADGRLDELATSISDGASIDWETWEGESQDLEAKALVDSLHRISQIAEACRSLTIEGCSDELPAAPSAQWGHLEILEIVGRGASSDVFRARDPRVGRDVALKLLLRKPSGTPDGVIREAHLLAKVKHPNVATIYGADERDGIVGIWMELLEGPTLESRLLREGTFSVEDAARIGADLCRALAAVHSVEMLHRDVKAENIVLQDGERAVLMDFGVGVEFTDPADTESRDVCGTPRYLAPEVFHRSPQTVASDLYSVGVLLYHLVTGDFPVAARDAKELREAHREGRARSLKDACPGLPEAFTRIADRALARAPEERFATAGEMADALDAFVRKLEPRRRRPRIQALALAAVLVIAALAALFYRSGPFAEVKPGSQIVMASIDNRTGDHRFDAVQTLLETELRQSAHVQLVEETRRRTALTRMVRSSSEDRDLETSREVAWRLGAPLVLGGTLIPVGSGYSLSLQLDLLEKRAPTPVAGWSRVFHAGDENELFGAVDAASRWVRRTAGEQSASLAELDLPVREMTTPSWEALELFHRAEELKQEGRWHDAILLLQESVEADPDFAMARMRLGDLLSSLTEVEAYHHWEKALESIKRRPVSKREELNIRGMYAIDSGAFAEAEAPYRTLSLLYPNDYRASYYLGLTLRVLGRYPEALGRLLEAERKSPEPLYNVLVQIGGTYLALDDRAQASTYIEKLRAIDQAGWADAIQGALRFLEGGHEEAEALFRGMTASPEPEMASLGYGLLAAALGELGRLDEAGEVLREGIAGDVSWGRPSTRAGKLLDLAYVLTLQGKVDEARAACLEALELERGPHQIARVGTLLARSGFLNEARSLLPALASERDKPLYERVELQLRGEIHLAEGEIEVALQDLRRAAELDRPGPKPYLAHALHISGQLREAADSYAEIVRAEGLVWMKRICDSPDPPGFFALALEKYEETAGSVRLHDQAERARERLAALRPDRVN, from the coding sequence ATGGGGATTGCTGACGGGCGCCTCGACGAGCTCGCGACGTCGATTTCAGATGGTGCCTCCATCGATTGGGAAACGTGGGAAGGTGAGTCACAAGACCTCGAGGCGAAAGCGCTGGTAGACTCCCTTCACCGCATCTCCCAGATCGCGGAGGCTTGTCGGAGTCTTACGATCGAAGGGTGCAGTGACGAGCTCCCGGCGGCTCCGTCGGCGCAGTGGGGTCATCTCGAGATCCTGGAGATTGTCGGCCGAGGCGCATCGAGCGACGTGTTCCGAGCCCGAGACCCTCGCGTCGGGCGGGACGTGGCCTTGAAGCTCCTTTTGCGAAAGCCGTCGGGGACGCCGGATGGCGTCATCCGGGAAGCCCATCTCCTGGCGAAGGTCAAGCACCCCAACGTCGCGACCATCTACGGTGCCGACGAGCGGGACGGCATCGTGGGCATCTGGATGGAGCTTCTCGAAGGCCCTACCCTCGAATCGAGATTGCTGCGGGAAGGGACTTTCTCGGTAGAGGACGCCGCTCGAATCGGTGCCGACCTTTGTCGAGCTCTCGCCGCGGTCCATTCCGTCGAAATGCTGCACCGAGACGTCAAGGCAGAGAACATCGTCCTCCAGGATGGAGAGCGCGCGGTGCTCATGGACTTCGGCGTCGGAGTGGAGTTCACCGATCCCGCCGACACGGAGTCCCGCGACGTATGTGGAACGCCACGTTATCTGGCACCCGAAGTGTTTCATCGCTCTCCTCAGACGGTCGCCTCCGATCTGTACAGCGTGGGGGTGCTGCTGTATCACCTGGTGACCGGCGATTTTCCCGTGGCTGCTCGAGACGCGAAGGAGCTTAGGGAAGCTCATCGTGAGGGACGCGCGCGGTCGCTGAAGGACGCGTGTCCGGGGCTGCCGGAAGCGTTCACGCGCATCGCGGATCGAGCTCTGGCACGGGCGCCCGAGGAGCGCTTCGCCACAGCCGGAGAGATGGCGGATGCGCTCGATGCTTTCGTGAGAAAACTCGAGCCGCGACGACGGCGACCGCGCATCCAGGCGCTCGCACTCGCCGCCGTCCTCGTCATCGCTGCTCTGGCGGCGCTCTTTTACCGTTCCGGCCCGTTCGCGGAGGTTAAGCCGGGCTCGCAGATCGTGATGGCGAGCATCGACAATCGGACCGGGGACCACCGGTTCGACGCAGTCCAGACGCTTCTCGAGACGGAGCTCCGCCAATCCGCTCACGTCCAGCTCGTTGAAGAAACGAGAAGGCGCACCGCATTGACCCGGATGGTGCGAAGCTCATCCGAGGATCGCGATCTCGAGACTTCTCGGGAAGTGGCCTGGCGTCTCGGTGCCCCGCTGGTTCTCGGGGGAACGCTAATTCCCGTTGGCTCGGGCTATAGCCTTTCCCTCCAGCTGGATCTTCTCGAGAAGCGCGCGCCGACACCAGTCGCAGGCTGGTCGCGAGTTTTTCACGCGGGTGACGAGAACGAGCTCTTCGGAGCTGTGGACGCGGCGAGCCGCTGGGTGCGCCGCACCGCGGGAGAGCAAAGTGCTTCGCTCGCCGAGCTCGATCTGCCCGTTCGAGAGATGACCACCCCGTCCTGGGAGGCGCTCGAGCTGTTCCACCGGGCGGAAGAGCTCAAGCAAGAGGGCCGGTGGCACGATGCCATCCTTCTTTTGCAGGAGTCCGTCGAAGCCGACCCGGATTTCGCCATGGCCCGCATGCGCCTGGGCGATCTTCTCTCCAGCTTGACGGAGGTCGAGGCCTATCACCACTGGGAGAAGGCGCTCGAATCGATCAAAAGGCGCCCGGTGTCCAAGCGCGAAGAGCTGAACATTCGGGGGATGTACGCGATCGATAGCGGAGCTTTCGCGGAGGCGGAGGCACCCTACCGAACGCTCTCCCTCTTGTATCCGAACGACTATCGCGCGAGCTACTATCTCGGTCTCACCCTGAGGGTGCTCGGTCGATACCCCGAGGCGCTCGGTCGCCTTCTCGAAGCGGAACGCAAATCGCCCGAACCTCTTTATAACGTGCTCGTCCAAATCGGGGGCACCTACCTGGCCCTGGATGACCGGGCGCAAGCGTCCACTTACATAGAAAAGCTTCGGGCCATCGACCAAGCGGGCTGGGCGGACGCAATTCAAGGCGCACTTCGTTTCCTCGAGGGAGGACACGAAGAAGCCGAAGCGCTTTTCCGCGGAATGACCGCCAGCCCCGAGCCCGAGATGGCTTCGCTCGGCTACGGTTTACTGGCTGCGGCGTTGGGAGAGCTCGGGCGTCTCGACGAAGCGGGCGAGGTGCTCCGCGAGGGAATCGCGGGCGACGTGAGTTGGGGACGGCCCTCCACAAGAGCGGGGAAGCTTCTCGACCTTGCCTACGTGCTCACCCTCCAGGGCAAAGTCGACGAGGCTCGTGCGGCCTGCCTCGAAGCGCTCGAGCTCGAGCGAGGTCCTCACCAGATCGCGCGCGTGGGGACGCTTCTCGCTCGAAGCGGTTTTCTGAACGAGGCTCGAAGTCTCCTCCCTGCGCTCGCGTCCGAGCGCGACAAGCCCCTTTACGAGCGCGTGGAGCTCCAGCTCAGGGGAGAAATCCACCTCGCTGAGGGCGAGATCGAGGTCGCGTTACAGGATCTTCGCCGAGCGGCAGAGCTGGATCGCCCCGGACCCAAGCCGTATCTGGCCCACGCCCTTCACATTTCAGGCCAGCTCCGGGAGGCCGCCGACAGTTATGCGGAGATCGTTCGCGCCGAGGGGCTCGTCTGGATGAAGCGTATCTGCGATTCCCCTGACCCGCCCGGTTTTTTTGCGCTCGCTCTCGAGAAATACGAGGAAACCGCGGGGTCGGTCCGTCTTCATGATCAGGCGGAGCGAGCTCGGGAGCGGCTGGCTGCGCTTCGACCGGACCGCGTCAATTGA